One genomic region from Dehalobacter restrictus DSM 9455 encodes:
- a CDS encoding nucleotide sugar dehydrogenase produces the protein MLEVKNVITQNHPVALELKKKIENHTARIGVIGLGYVGLPLAVEKGKVGFPVLGFDINAEKVAMVSAGENYIGDVKNEELKELVDKKILQATTDFTKLADCDVVIICVPTPLTITRDPDISYMKASAEEVGKTIRQGQLVTLESTTYPGTTQEVILPILEQSGLKVGQDFFLAFSPERVDPGNKRFSTKNTSKVVGGVTPYCLEIAYTLYAQTIVNVVPVSSPAAAELTKVFENTYRAVNIALVNEMMLLCDRMGLDVWEIVEAASTKPFGIHTFYPGPGVGGHCIPIDPFYLTWKAREYDFHTRFIELAGEINVEVSSYVVNKVYRALNSMNKSVKDAKLLVVGVAYKKDIEDVRESPALIIMELLRKEGAILSYHDPYVPVIEPHGGSTMHLESIQLTPNVLQEADCVLIITDHSAIDYDQIVQYAPLVVDTRNATKDVRQMREKIFKI, from the coding sequence ATGTTGGAAGTTAAAAATGTCATTACGCAGAATCATCCTGTTGCCCTGGAACTCAAAAAGAAAATTGAAAACCATACCGCCCGGATCGGCGTGATCGGTCTTGGTTATGTTGGCCTGCCACTGGCAGTTGAGAAAGGTAAGGTTGGTTTCCCAGTTCTCGGATTTGATATTAATGCAGAGAAAGTTGCCATGGTATCAGCCGGAGAAAACTATATCGGAGACGTCAAGAACGAGGAGCTTAAAGAACTTGTCGATAAAAAGATCCTTCAGGCAACCACTGATTTTACCAAACTTGCCGACTGTGATGTGGTGATCATTTGTGTACCGACACCGCTGACCATTACCAGGGATCCTGATATTTCTTATATGAAGGCTTCCGCTGAGGAAGTCGGAAAAACCATTCGTCAGGGACAGCTTGTCACACTTGAGAGTACGACATATCCTGGAACCACGCAAGAAGTGATCCTGCCGATTCTGGAACAGTCGGGGCTTAAAGTCGGGCAAGACTTTTTCTTGGCCTTTTCGCCGGAAAGAGTTGATCCCGGTAACAAGCGTTTTTCAACGAAGAACACCTCCAAAGTTGTCGGCGGCGTAACGCCTTACTGCCTGGAGATTGCTTATACCTTATATGCACAGACCATTGTAAATGTCGTACCGGTCAGTTCACCGGCGGCAGCGGAACTTACCAAAGTATTTGAAAATACCTACCGCGCAGTCAATATCGCACTCGTGAATGAAATGATGCTATTATGCGATCGGATGGGGCTTGATGTTTGGGAGATCGTCGAGGCTGCTTCGACGAAACCTTTTGGTATCCATACGTTTTATCCGGGACCGGGTGTTGGCGGCCACTGCATTCCGATTGATCCGTTCTACCTTACCTGGAAGGCCAGAGAGTATGACTTTCATACCCGCTTTATTGAACTGGCCGGCGAGATCAATGTTGAAGTCTCTTCTTATGTCGTCAATAAAGTATACCGGGCTTTAAATTCCATGAATAAGAGCGTTAAGGATGCCAAACTCCTGGTCGTAGGTGTCGCTTATAAAAAGGATATTGAGGATGTCCGCGAATCACCGGCCCTGATCATCATGGAACTTCTGCGCAAGGAAGGGGCCATCTTAAGCTACCATGACCCTTACGTACCGGTGATCGAGCCGCATGGCGGCAGCACCATGCATCTGGAAAGCATCCAGCTAACCCCGAATGTATTGCAGGAGGCCGACTGTGTCCTGATTATCACCGATCACAGTGCTATAGACTATGATCAAATCGTCCAATATGCACCGTTAGTTGTCGATACACGCAATGCAACCAAAGACGTTC